A single window of Herpetosiphonaceae bacterium DNA harbors:
- the hemW gene encoding radical SAM family heme chaperone HemW, producing the protein MKHLYIHIPFCQRRCSYCDFNTYANMEDRIEGYVAALCAELQAYAEQHPATSDQATRAPLVPLTRASLAPTVFLGGGTPTMLSLAQMERVLAAAHAIVPLDRAEVTTEANPGTVIDEDYLRGLRSLGINRISFGVQSLHDPTLRVLGRIHTSAEAIETYQQARRAGFDRVNLDFIFGLPGQTMEQWAWTLDRLAPLEAEHISLYSLILEEGTPLHQQVTRGSITVPDDDATAAMYELAMEKLAAAGYVQYEISNWAKEEPRKGALWAHKAQSTKGSKEPTTDQELETRNLERGTLPSGACHHNVAYWLNTDYIGCGAGAHGHIYPRRWHNILSVDDYIRAAQPGRLPIAETLALTQADLFSETMMMGLRLNSGVSFAQFADRCGQPLLEVYGAEVTHLVELGLIEQDQLGIRLTDRGRMLGNEVFMRFLREQPSDVPG; encoded by the coding sequence ATGAAACATCTGTATATTCATATCCCGTTCTGCCAGCGCCGCTGCTCGTACTGCGACTTCAACACCTACGCCAACATGGAAGATCGCATCGAGGGCTACGTCGCGGCGCTGTGTGCCGAGCTACAAGCCTATGCCGAGCAGCATCCCGCGACGAGCGACCAGGCGACGCGCGCGCCGCTGGTGCCACTCACCCGCGCATCGCTGGCCCCGACGGTCTTTCTGGGCGGCGGCACGCCGACTATGCTCTCGCTCGCGCAGATGGAGCGTGTGCTGGCCGCCGCCCATGCGATCGTGCCGCTCGACCGGGCTGAGGTGACGACCGAGGCCAATCCGGGCACGGTGATCGACGAGGACTATCTGCGCGGGCTGCGCTCGCTGGGCATCAACCGCATCTCGTTCGGCGTGCAGAGCCTCCACGATCCGACGCTGCGCGTGCTGGGACGCATCCACACCTCAGCCGAGGCGATCGAAACGTACCAGCAGGCCCGCCGCGCCGGATTTGATCGCGTCAACCTCGATTTCATCTTTGGTCTGCCCGGCCAGACGATGGAGCAGTGGGCCTGGACGCTTGATCGGCTCGCGCCGCTGGAGGCCGAGCATATCTCGCTCTACTCGCTGATCCTCGAAGAAGGCACGCCGCTGCACCAGCAGGTGACGCGCGGCAGCATCACGGTGCCCGACGACGACGCCACCGCCGCGATGTATGAGCTGGCGATGGAGAAGCTGGCTGCCGCTGGCTACGTCCAGTACGAGATCTCGAATTGGGCGAAGGAAGAGCCAAGAAAGGGCGCTCTCTGGGCACACAAAGCACAGAGCACAAAGGGATCAAAGGAACCAACGACGGATCAGGAACTCGAAACTCGAAACCTGGAACGTGGAACCCTTCCGTCGGGTGCCTGTCACCACAACGTCGCCTACTGGCTCAACACAGACTACATCGGCTGCGGCGCTGGCGCGCACGGCCACATCTATCCCCGGCGCTGGCACAACATCCTGAGCGTGGACGACTATATTCGGGCCGCGCAGCCCGGCAGGCTGCCGATCGCCGAAACCCTGGCGCTGACTCAGGCCGATCTCTTCTCGGAGACAATGATGATGGGCCTGCGTCTCAACAGCGGCGTCAGCTTCGCGCAATTCGCCGATCGCTGCGGGCAGCCGCTGCTTGAGGTGTACGGCGCGGAAGTCACGCATCTGGTCGAGCTGGGGCTGATCGAGCAGGATCAGCTAGGTATCCGGCTGACCGACCGGGGACGCATGCTCGGCAACGAGGTCTTTATGCGCTTCCTGCGCGAGCAGCCGTCCGACGTGCCAGGTTAA
- the aspS gene encoding aspartate--tRNA(Asn) ligase, with the protein MERTRTTELSWHVGSRARVMGWLHALRRMGGVNFVVVRDGWGMTQAVTESEADLEPLQGLNLETVVAVEGLVVSAPQAPGGIELQQPRIEIITPVGETPPVTLSKRELKAGLTTVLDHAVIANRHPTRRAIYRLSASAMSTFRNTLRERGFTEIQTPKIVAAATESGSNVFQLNYFGRPAFLAQSPQLYKQIMVGVFERVFEAGPVFRAEPHDTTRHINEYVSLDVELGFIEDHFTVMALLREVLAAILSDFHERHAADLQMLNVQLPPVPATIPHIHFSDAQELIWQRHGVDVRGEPDLSPQDERWLGEWARQEFSSDFLFVTGYPMRKRPFYTHPDRQRPEFSNSFDLLFRGTELVTGGQRLHRYEAYLAALTAAGLSPEPFAWYLEAFRYGMPPHGGFAIGLERLLMQLTGVSNIRLTTLFPRDLNRLVP; encoded by the coding sequence ATGGAACGAACACGAACAACCGAGCTGAGCTGGCATGTCGGGTCGCGGGCGCGCGTGATGGGCTGGCTGCACGCGCTGCGCCGCATGGGCGGCGTCAACTTCGTTGTGGTGCGCGACGGCTGGGGCATGACCCAGGCCGTCACCGAGAGCGAGGCCGATCTGGAGCCGCTGCAAGGCCTCAACCTTGAAACCGTCGTCGCGGTCGAAGGGCTGGTGGTGAGCGCGCCGCAGGCACCGGGCGGCATCGAGCTGCAACAGCCGCGCATCGAGATCATCACGCCGGTTGGCGAGACACCGCCGGTCACGCTCAGCAAGCGCGAGCTAAAGGCCGGCCTGACCACCGTGCTCGATCATGCGGTCATCGCCAACCGCCACCCGACGCGCCGCGCGATCTACCGGCTGTCGGCAAGCGCGATGAGCACCTTTCGCAACACGCTGCGCGAGCGGGGCTTTACCGAGATCCAGACGCCCAAGATCGTGGCGGCGGCGACCGAGAGCGGCTCGAATGTCTTCCAGCTCAACTACTTTGGCCGTCCGGCGTTCCTGGCGCAAAGCCCGCAGCTCTACAAGCAGATCATGGTCGGCGTCTTCGAGCGTGTCTTCGAGGCCGGGCCGGTCTTTCGCGCCGAGCCGCACGACACCACGCGCCACATCAACGAGTATGTCAGCCTGGACGTGGAGCTAGGCTTTATCGAGGATCACTTTACCGTCATGGCGCTGCTGCGCGAGGTGCTCGCGGCCATACTGAGCGACTTCCACGAGCGTCATGCCGCCGATCTCCAGATGCTCAACGTGCAACTGCCGCCGGTTCCCGCCACGATCCCGCATATTCATTTCAGCGACGCGCAGGAGCTCATCTGGCAGCGTCACGGCGTCGACGTGCGCGGCGAGCCCGACCTATCGCCCCAGGATGAGCGCTGGCTGGGCGAGTGGGCGCGGCAGGAGTTTAGCAGCGATTTCCTCTTCGTCACCGGCTACCCGATGCGCAAGCGTCCGTTCTACACCCATCCCGATCGGCAGCGACCGGAGTTTTCCAACTCCTTCGACCTGCTCTTCCGTGGCACGGAGCTGGTAACGGGCGGGCAGCGCCTCCACCGCTACGAGGCGTACCTGGCGGCGCTCACGGCGGCTGGCCTCTCGCCTGAGCCGTTCGCCTGGTATCTCGAAGCCTTCCGCTACGGCATGCCGCCGCACGGCGGCTTCGCGATTGGCCTGGAGCGGCTGCTGATGCAACTGACCGGCGTCTCCAACATCCGGCTGACGACGCTCTTCCCGCGCGATCTGAATCGGCTGGTGCCGTGA